The region ttttaatccacccaattgggcagtcacaataccagtttggtgcggaggggacccagtaatggccgaatgaattctgaccataactTGACTGGTTGGATTCATCTATACAATTGATGATACTGATTCTGATCAAATTTTTGCCCCATCACATTTATTGATTAATTACATATAGTTGAACTTTCTTGCTgtacttgaagaacttgatatttaaaGCCATTGGGTCAGATTTCATACATATTACTGTTGGTACATTCTGAAAACCTGGCTATGCCACAGGTACTGAGGCAGCTGTTTCAGACCCGCAGCTACATGGTGTGGTGTATGTGGCATCTTAAAGCATGTGCACATGTGTATTCCAATAAACGCTATAACGATTTGAAGCTGCACGCAATAAAAttacactgacgtcactgccacatcaaggtgaaaACTGATATAGCAGTGAGCCTGTTTATGAAGACTCTGTGCAGgccttgaattttattttttggggggcacccattttcaaagCCACTGAGCAAAGACAAAGAAttaagggcaccaaggccaacaagttaTGAAAAATATGCCAGGAAGTTGACAAAGATCTGCAGCACCAAGaccaaaactgaaaaagttgaggcaatggccttggtggcctccctgaaattcgaACCCCGACTCTGAGTATGCTTCATGGTAATACCAATcattttactttacttttataTGAGATTTCATATATATACTTACTCTTTGTAGCTGTGGTGTACATTTCATCATCCAGATGATGTTGAGCCAGCATGCAGGCATACAATAGAAAAGACTGGATTGGAGTATATTGACTTATGGCTTATGCATTGGCCAATGGCATTTAAGGTAAGATATATATAGGTATGTCATGAAGGCAATCCTAGAGAAGACATGATTGGAGTAGATTGGCATATGGCTGATAGATTGACCAATGGTATTTAAGGTAAGAAATATATATATGGCATGGTGACATTCAGGCATACAATAGAGAAGACAGGATTGGAGTATATTGACTTAATGGCTTACGTAATGGCCAATGGCATTCAAGGTAATTAAGATAGGCAGTCAGCAAGAAGACATTATTTATTGGAATATATGGCTAATGATTGACCAATGGCATTTAAGGTAACAGACAGGTATTACATGATCCATGTTGGCATTCATTAGAGAAGGCAGGATTAGAGTGTATAATTGACCTATGGCTTAAACATTGGTCAATGTCATAATATTAGTGTACATTTTGACCAATTCATACAAGCAATTGAATTAACACTCGCATGTAATTTTCGTGGCTCATCCAAGCTCACTTCATCAGCACTCTGGTGGATTGCTGGTACTAGACGTTGTAGCGGCGCGTGAATCGGATCATGTGACCTGGGTATTGATTCCAAGTCACATGACCTGATCAGGGTCTTGTAGGCGATGTCAATGTCATTTCAAGGATAAGATACCTGTATGACATAGGCTATATATTACAGAAGATGAGATTGGAGTGATGATTGACTTTAGTATTCCCTAAAAGAATATATTAGTCATAACTTCATGTAGATAATATTTGTTCTTGTTTTCAGAGAGGAGATGCCCAGTACCCAACAGATGACAAAGGCAACTACTTTTGTGAAGATATTGACTATACAGAAACATGGAAGGTAAAGCCAAGCCCCCCCAAATGTTTGTTTGCATTTGCCCTCAAGAAACAAGATAATGACTGACTATACAGAAACATGGAAGGTAAAGCCAACCCCCCCCCAATGTTTGTTTGCATTTGCCCTCAAGGAACAAGATAATGACTATACAGAAACATGGAAGGTAAAGCCAAGCCCCCCCATGTTTGTTTGCATTTGCCCTCAAGAAACAAGATAATGACTATACAGAAACATGGAAGGTAAAGCCAACCCcccacccaaaaaacaaaaatgtttgttaGCATTTGCCctcaagaaacaaaaaaaattttcttGTGCCCTTCTTCCATTTTGACATATGGAAAGTGAAACCACATCTTTCAATGTAACTACAGATTGAACACCTGATGTGACTTCAAACCAATATAATATCTTGCTACGTttgatataatattaataaatcaaaTGAAATGGGTCCTAGATTTATATTTAGTTTTTGAAATctatttaaaagtaaaaaaatcaagaaaaaatgtTGGCCCAATAAACATTTTTAGGGGTAATTTTTTCCAAAACTAaacatttttgctcaaatttcacCTCACAGATGggttcatcaagtctttgccattctaaatatgtatactttgataTACTTTAGCCCAAAAAAGTAGCAGTTATGATGCCCAAATGTttctataattccagggttcagaccaccctTAATTCCTTTGCTGTCTGTATCTAAAATCGCAGTTCTGTTTTCCTACTACAGGCTATGGAGAAGGTATATGAGAAAGGCCTAGTGAGAGCTATTGGTGTATCAAACCTACCTCTTGAATGGCTACAGAGAGTACTAGATGTCAGTAAAGTACCAATTGCTAACTTACAGGTAGGAAGCCACttacagtcaagttagctcaatttgttggtcgcaacacatagtggaatatgtgaaggacaaaatatgtttacGAGAAACATTCCAgtcgcaggtttttgccacaggtggaaaaaaCAGCGGTTTTAACtgtggttttaaccacttggcaaaaacagtttttgccagttattgcaggcaaaaatggcaaaaactaaaaaaagtgaTGAATAGTTCActatttcatctcaaaacaaattattaagttacaaaaatcattTAACAAGTATAACAAGGCCATATAAGGCATGGATTTTCATTGCTCAGTGCATTTAACTGCaatgtggcatatatcaaattcaaaacttgtcattttaaggacttgacaagacaaaaatatgttgaatgattgatcaaaagtttttattattttttatgagcTTTCCGTGTTACTTTTTTACACCCGGTATTTCACTGGCTAcatatgagtttttgccagtttttgccactttgctgtaaaaaaaatgttttttttgccggcaaaaaccgaaccctgagtCACTCCACATAGTAAGTGAAATCAAACTAAGGCATAGAAGACAAAATCTAAGTACACTCAGGCATTAGTGTGTGTATCTTAGGTCCAGCATTGTTGTAACCATTGGAcctgacattgcccttatgaactctcaccATACTGATCAATGTTTATCTTTGTAGGTTGAGCTTCACCCCTATCTCACTCAAGTGGAACTGGTTGAGTTTTGTAAATCAAAAGGAATAACAGTAACAGCATATAGTCCACTTGGCTCACCTAATAGCCCAGAGTAAGTTTTTAACTGCATGCCTCACTACACAGAGGTGTATAGGGTAGCAAGCTGCCTTGATCTACCTAGTGTAATTGGGGAGGTGGTTGAGTTTTGTAAATCAACAAGAATAACAGTAACAGTGCATAGTCCACTCGGCTCACCTAATTCTGAATTTGCACAATATTAAACTCATTTACCTATAAAGAGTATTATAATGATATTGCAAACTTGGCTTCAAAATATTCTAATATCATGTTATATAAGTGTTGACAGAATATTTTATGTAATAATACATAATGCAacttaaaaagtacattttacaataatattttgacaacatttttacatgttatttgcatatttatgaatattaatgagcttatttgcatattgcacattatttctttttacaaacctttgttatttacatacCTTTCTGTGGGGCCACTTTAATTACGAACCGCGGAATTCTAGTTAACATGTTGTAGtttccttttttgaaaaaatgtgttcatcccctttatataacccaacatttaaacaaaattaaaacgtTCTGACCAAgaccaaaatatgtttataaggtcatcttaattaaatcttgtgtctcaaagctgctgtGCTCGTTAGTCAAATTGTGcacgtagtcctctttgaaaatcaggaaattcattttttatctttttttatttttttttaacaaaaaggtgaaaattaaaagttcgtatttgatttcaagttttcgatttttcacaaactttggacacaaaaataataaaatagaagaaGAATAGTTTGTAGCACTGGATATTTCTTGcacaaaattggatattttttgcacaaaatgcttgtccaaAATCCTGTAGTgacacataaaaaaattaaaataaaaaaatacagtaaaaaacacTGCATTccaccaagccttgaaataagcacactggaaccaggagcaatttgttttgaaccttgctcctggttcactgggattttacaagaaccaggagcaatttctgaagaaacaggagcaattttcaatattaaatccttttctgcatatatacaatacagcataccagcacgattgcatcaagtgcaaaactgtaaccaggagcaatttattttagaaaattgctcctggttcatgtgaattttacaaggaccaggagcaattggtggctttacaagGGTAAATTTGCTCCCCGTGCCCAAGGCTTGCATTccacattaggttttcaatttctcacaagctttgagacacaggatttaattaagatggcctaacctGTTTAAACGGTGTTAAAAACACATTTGTGTTTACTGGcttatatttgtttgtttctttttaccATTGCAGTCTTGACACCAATAGGTCAGTACCAATCGATGACCCAGTTGTCATAGAAATGGCTAAAAAGAAGGGCAAGACTCCAGCACAGATACTCATCAGGTTCCAGATGCAGAGAGGTATAAATGTTGTACCAAAAAGTACTAATGCAACAAGGATAGCAGAGAATTTTGAGGTATGTTTATTGGGTATATATTATATGTGTGTCGTGCCATACCAGTACTAATGATTTAAATAAATTTAGCCAGTCGGGCAAGTAATTCATAAAAGTTACCAGCCAGTCAAAAATTGTACATGCCCGACATATACTTTTAGAGCCTAACACTCAATAGTAATAAGCACATTTTTAGAAGCATCTAACTAACTGACCATGTTGCGTTGTGTGTGTAATTTATTGATGCATGGAAAAAGGAATGTTAGGTCTTTTGCCTTAACATATTGAGAGGACCACTTATTATGGGacttccaaaatgtggaccttttacACAAATCCCATTGATATTGCCCTTTTTTGTACTTTCTTATACATACTTTGTTACTGGTTTATCACCAAAAAGTGGACCTATAAAAGTTCAGAAAAGAGTAGCTCTGCTCAGGGCTGTAATATTAACAGTTTGTCAATTTCTTACCCATTATCAGCCCATCAGCAAAGTTACCCTCTGGCATTCAGGCAGGTGTTAAAGTACACTACATCCCTGGACATAGACAGTTAATGTTTGTATACTGTACATATTGTGAACTTAGTAATAAAGTTCATTTGATTTCTTTTATGAAATACAGTTAAGTAATAAAATATTAtggttttatgatttttatttcagAGCTACAACTTTGAGTTGACTGAGGGTGAGATGGCAGAGTTACTGTCCTTAAACAAGAATATGAGATTTGTGAAATATCATGAGTAAGTATAGAAATATCATCACATAATCTACTATTTCAAAAGGCTGctttatgtgatttttttttattgttggcatctatttgtgatgtgataccaagggtgaaaataagtgggagatgGGAAcagtttggcccccagaaactctgtaatggcccctggttccatctcaattttagttgaccgAGGGACACTTTCCTCACTAAACtggcccctggatagtgaaccaaaaatataaaatatgaagCAGTAtaatgcttatttatttatttatttattaaccatatttaaacagggtaacctactcaacaaatattacaatgttgattttcagtagggCCCTAAGACAAACATATAAAAGCATTGAATACACATAgaatatacattattaaaaaccataaaaaattgagcttacataaatatattacacagcattaaaatacattatataaatattatacagcatgaaaACCAAGTTTTTGTAATTACAAATAATTGAAAGAGAAACACaaagtatttaaaaacatttgacatATATGAGCTGCAGAATTAGTAGTGCTACAATTTCAGGTCTTCTTTGAGTTTCTTTTTGAATTGCATTAGTGAGTTGACTTGACGAATATCTTTCAAATAACATTCCATAATCACGCTACCTTTGTATTGGAAAGAGCTTTTACCATaatttgtattgcactttggaACATATAGATCGCCATTTACACTACCTCTAGTGTTAACAGAATGAATGATATTAACTGGACGAAACAAATCATTGAGGTAGGAGGTGCAATTTCATTTTTAACTTTAAACATCATACATCCAGTTAAGAAAATAATACGGTCTCTTATATTCATGAAGCCTAAAGTACGTAACATGTCGTTTATATGAGTTCTGTATGGTACACTTAGTATAATATAACTTATAACTTATTTAACTTAttcagcacatctttatttttattggcctctTGGTGATTGATAATAGCCACTGTTGTTTTTGTTGAACCAGGTGCCACTTTTATATTAAAGTACCTCCTGGTCCATCACCCCTGGTAAGTGGCTCCTGATTCATCCAAAGTGGCCCctgattcactccaaatcttTCGGAACCAGGAGCCCctgattcactccaaatcttGGAGAACAAGGGCCACTTTTTTGCAAAAGTGGCCcttggttcaagctctcttattttcactaTTGTGTGATACACTCAGTAAAgttaatttttatattaatttggaggtattatcataatattacaaCCTCATGTCCATTCAtgaaagaaagaagcatgctgaaatgtaaaatgacaatatgataaaatacaaaaatgataatgaaaatcaGAAAAGGCAGCCTTTTGGGATGATAGTATGTAGTACAgacaacaatataattatattacagTTCAGTCTCTTTTATTTggtcatgatgggaccaagcattggcggAATTCTGCATTGAACGTCTGAAGTGCTTAAAATTAGGACAACAAAAGATACCAACATTGGGTTATAACAATGAATAAGTGCAATATAATTAGCATAGTTGATAGAGCAGCAGACTTCAGTGCGACGAGGTCCCAAGTTCCAGTCCCTGGAAAATGCTCTTGTGAAAATAATTgcactaacttgaaattcccctgggcaaGGAACTAGCTTCCTATGTC is a window of Amphiura filiformis chromosome 2, Afil_fr2py, whole genome shotgun sequence DNA encoding:
- the LOC140146002 gene encoding 1,5-anhydro-D-fructose reductase-like, with product MLRVIPRCVSARSPVLPFLVSAIGVSIYFNQSIRSFVFSRSARSMASSNVYADLPNGRKIPMLGLGTWNSKQGLLKTAVMSAIDVGYRHIDCAYDYQNYGEVGEGIRAKIAEGKVTREDIFYTDKLWCTFHHPDDVEPACRHTIEKTGLEYIDLWLMHWPMAFKRGDAQYPTDDKGNYFCEDIDYTETWKAMEKVYEKGLVRAIGVSNLPLEWLQRVLDVSKVPIANLQVELHPYLTQVELVEFCKSKGITVTAYSPLGSPNSPDLDTNRSVPIDDPVVIEMAKKKGKTPAQILIRFQMQRGINVVPKSTNATRIAENFESYNFELTEGEMAELLSLNKNMRFVKYHESFNSPLHPFSPENMKK